A DNA window from Sulfitobacter sp. BSw21498 contains the following coding sequences:
- a CDS encoding MBL fold metallo-hydrolase: MKFSRTSPSTGPGAAEVTGFYDDDSGSIQYLVADPATSKAAVIDVVLGFSPQSAATDTQNVDTILRHADAAGYQIEWILDTHPHADHLMASHELKRRLNKPNAIGSKITEIAELWRDYYHMPDAFDPASDFDHLFDDGDTFTIGDLPVRVMLSPGHTLGSISYVVGSDAAFVHDSFMQPDVGTARADFPGGTAAKLYQSLQEILALPDATRLFVGHDYGTDYRPQPTWESSVAEQRRHNAHIGSGVSLDRFVDLRESRDKTLSLPDRMLHVLQLNLRAGRLPDAEEDGHAYLKIPLNRF, translated from the coding sequence ATGAAGTTTTCGCGCACCAGCCCGTCAACCGGCCCCGGCGCGGCCGAAGTGACCGGCTTTTATGACGACGATAGCGGCAGCATCCAGTATCTGGTCGCTGATCCCGCCACATCCAAAGCGGCGGTGATTGATGTGGTTCTGGGCTTCAGCCCGCAAAGCGCCGCCACTGATACGCAGAATGTCGATACGATCCTGCGCCATGCCGACGCGGCAGGGTACCAGATCGAATGGATTCTCGACACGCATCCCCATGCCGATCACCTGATGGCATCCCATGAGCTGAAACGCCGGCTGAACAAACCCAATGCCATCGGGTCCAAAATCACCGAGATTGCCGAGCTGTGGCGCGACTACTACCACATGCCTGACGCCTTTGACCCCGCGTCCGATTTTGACCATCTGTTTGACGACGGTGATACCTTTACCATCGGCGATCTGCCGGTCCGCGTGATGCTGTCCCCGGGGCATACGCTGGGGTCGATTTCCTATGTGGTGGGGTCGGATGCCGCCTTTGTGCACGATAGCTTTATGCAGCCCGATGTCGGCACCGCCCGCGCTGATTTCCCCGGTGGTACCGCGGCAAAGCTGTATCAGTCGCTACAAGAAATTCTTGCACTGCCCGATGCGACGCGGCTGTTCGTCGGCCATGACTACGGTACTGACTATCGCCCGCAGCCCACGTGGGAATCTAGCGTGGCTGAACAGCGCAGACATAATGCGCATATCGGTAGCGGTGTGTCACTCGACCGCTTTGTCGATCTACGCGAGTCACGGGACAAGACGCTGTCCTTACCGGACCGGATGTTGCATGTCTTGCAGCTGAACCTGAGGGCTGGGCGCTTGCCGGACGCAGAAGAAGACGGCCACGCCTATCTGAAAATCCCGCTCAACCGGTTCTGA
- a CDS encoding DUF3422 family protein, with the protein MPALDDHPLRYTLNSELHARPFPSLVAPHVAAYLAVRPIGDAATRDRSVDLQQLRALLTHYGAPLPSEDATHYFGPMGKYTLKWEQHTEFVTYTVFLDQIGQRPFDPAEFDVFPENWRAGLKAERITSILLRLVPRPAEDAQIAEALQDWFVPESLAVASVLEDAAVIASDFRIDPAGHMRMAVFASEGTGSRRLGRIVQRLCEIETYKSMSMLGFAKVREFAAQLDRLDAELIDLMAGMAGTSAMAEDTLHRLLDISVGLEALSADASYRLGATEAYQAIVAQRIGALRETRFMARQGFDEFMMRRYEPAMRTVKSSETRLNKMSARASRAAELLRTRVDVERSAQNQAILASMDKRSDLQLRLQHTVEGLSVVAISYYAVSLVGYMLYPLAERSGISKGTLTAVAVPVVVILVWGLLRRLRHKIK; encoded by the coding sequence GTGCCTGCTCTCGACGATCACCCCCTGCGCTATACCCTGAATAGCGAGCTTCACGCGCGCCCGTTTCCATCGCTGGTCGCGCCCCATGTGGCGGCCTATCTGGCGGTGCGACCAATAGGAGACGCCGCAACGCGCGACCGGTCGGTTGACCTACAGCAGTTACGTGCCTTGCTGACCCACTACGGTGCGCCCCTCCCGTCGGAGGACGCGACCCATTATTTCGGGCCGATGGGCAAATATACCCTGAAATGGGAACAGCATACCGAATTCGTGACCTATACCGTGTTTCTTGACCAGATCGGCCAGCGCCCCTTTGATCCGGCAGAGTTTGATGTCTTTCCCGAGAATTGGCGCGCTGGCCTGAAGGCAGAACGCATTACGTCGATCTTGCTGCGGCTGGTGCCGCGTCCTGCCGAGGACGCGCAGATCGCGGAGGCGCTGCAAGATTGGTTCGTCCCGGAAAGCTTGGCAGTGGCGTCTGTGCTGGAAGATGCTGCAGTTATCGCCAGTGATTTCCGTATCGATCCGGCGGGCCACATGCGCATGGCGGTCTTCGCATCGGAAGGCACCGGCAGCCGCCGTCTGGGGCGCATCGTGCAACGGTTGTGCGAGATTGAGACCTATAAATCGATGTCCATGCTCGGCTTTGCAAAGGTGCGTGAGTTCGCCGCCCAGCTTGACCGGCTCGACGCAGAGCTGATTGACCTGATGGCGGGCATGGCAGGCACCTCTGCTATGGCCGAAGACACGCTGCACCGCTTGCTGGATATCTCGGTCGGGCTTGAGGCGCTTTCGGCGGATGCTTCTTATCGGCTTGGCGCGACAGAGGCCTATCAGGCCATTGTCGCGCAGCGGATCGGGGCCCTCCGCGAAACCCGCTTTATGGCGCGACAGGGTTTTGATGAATTCATGATGCGCCGCTACGAGCCTGCGATGCGCACGGTGAAATCGTCGGAAACACGCCTGAACAAGATGTCCGCCCGTGCCAGTCGCGCCGCTGAACTGCTGCGCACACGGGTGGATGTGGAAAGGTCGGCGCAGAACCAGGCGATACTGGCCAGCATGGATAAACGCTCGGACCTGCAGCTGCGTCTGCAGCACACGGTCGAAGGGCTCTCGGTCGTCGCCATCAGCTACTACGCGGTGTCACTGGTGGGTTATATGCTCTACCCGCTGGCCGAACGTAGCGGGATCAGCAAGGGCACGCTTACGGCCGTTGCCGTGCCTGTCGTGGTGATCCTCGTCTGGGGTCTTCTGCGCCGTTTGCGCCACAAGATCAAATAG
- a CDS encoding YeeE/YedE thiosulfate transporter family protein, giving the protein MFEQFGFENTTPQQAAVWFALALGVVFGVLGQITKFCFRRSLVGEDRRAAKGVWLTALAFAVLGTQAAVAMGWISFADHRFLVPDLPYLAIGFGGLLFGAGMVLTRGCISRLTILAGSGNLRAALVVVVFAVVAHATLKGVLAPMRVALGSVTLGLGDYISLAALPGGVALWGGLIVVAALAVALRSGNRPAHLMMAALIGLLVPLAWVGTGFILFDEFDPIAMESLSFTSPSADTLFWLVASSSIPAGFGVGLLGGVFLGACAASLLFGGFGWQSFETPTQTGRYLAGAALMGVGGVLAGGCTLGAGLSGVPTLSLAAILAIVMIGIGVLAMHALLRATPAGS; this is encoded by the coding sequence ATGTTTGAGCAATTCGGTTTTGAAAACACCACGCCGCAACAGGCTGCTGTCTGGTTCGCGCTGGCCTTGGGCGTGGTCTTTGGCGTTCTGGGGCAGATCACCAAGTTCTGTTTTCGCCGGTCGCTGGTTGGCGAAGACCGACGCGCGGCTAAAGGGGTCTGGCTGACGGCACTGGCCTTTGCTGTCTTGGGCACGCAAGCCGCTGTGGCGATGGGCTGGATCAGCTTTGCCGATCATCGTTTTCTGGTGCCTGACCTCCCCTATCTGGCGATTGGGTTTGGCGGGCTCCTGTTTGGTGCGGGCATGGTGCTGACACGGGGCTGTATTTCGCGGCTGACCATTCTGGCGGGCTCTGGCAATTTACGGGCGGCCCTGGTCGTTGTGGTGTTCGCAGTCGTGGCCCATGCGACATTGAAAGGCGTGTTGGCCCCGATGCGCGTGGCGCTTGGCAGCGTCACACTTGGGCTTGGTGATTATATCAGCCTCGCCGCTCTGCCCGGTGGCGTGGCCCTTTGGGGTGGCTTGATCGTCGTGGCCGCCTTGGCCGTGGCGCTACGGTCGGGGAACCGTCCGGCCCATCTGATGATGGCAGCGCTGATTGGTTTGCTGGTCCCGTTGGCGTGGGTCGGTACCGGCTTTATTCTGTTCGACGAATTTGATCCCATCGCGATGGAGAGCCTGTCGTTCACGTCGCCCTCTGCCGATACGTTGTTCTGGCTGGTGGCAAGCAGTTCCATCCCCGCAGGCTTTGGCGTCGGGTTGCTGGGCGGCGTATTTCTGGGAGCCTGTGCGGCCAGTCTGTTGTTTGGCGGCTTTGGCTGGCAGAGTTTCGAGACCCCCACCCAGACCGGCCGCTATCTGGCCGGTGCCGCGCTGATGGGTGTCGGCGGTGTACTTGCAGGGGGCTGTACGCTGGGTGCCGGACTATCCGGCGTGCCTACGCTGTCGCTGGCTGCCATATTGGCTATCGTGATGATCGGCATCGGCGTGTTGGCCATGCATGCCCTATTGCGCGCAACCCCTGCGGGCAGCTGA
- a CDS encoding ABC transporter permease translates to MTEQATPASPLEADIELYGALVDKEPQKPPRSQWIDVWQQFRKHKGAVFGGGFLLFITLAVLFGPFLWDVDPKALDIRNKNWRPIYQLLFDSEAKAGWAHPFGTDQLGRDIMAQMIAGGRVSMAVGWLAMGLALVIGSAIGVISGYFKRLDFWLMRFTDLVLSLPILPLTLLAVTLFRQPLNARFGPEGGMFILIVGIIGLTSWMQTARIVRGDILALKEREFILAARSIGTRSGKIIRKHLLPNVISPIMVSATLGLATAIITESALSFLGVGFPSDYPTWGKLLSDAVSRMQEFPERVILPGIAISLTVLSVNYLGDGLRDALDPRLRGR, encoded by the coding sequence ATGACTGAGCAAGCCACTCCCGCAAGCCCGCTTGAGGCTGACATCGAACTTTACGGCGCGCTGGTCGACAAAGAGCCGCAAAAACCGCCGCGGAGCCAATGGATCGACGTCTGGCAGCAGTTTCGCAAGCACAAGGGTGCTGTCTTTGGCGGAGGCTTCTTGCTGTTCATCACGCTCGCCGTGCTGTTTGGCCCCTTCCTTTGGGACGTGGATCCCAAAGCGCTTGATATCCGCAACAAGAACTGGCGCCCGATCTATCAACTGCTGTTTGACAGCGAAGCAAAGGCCGGTTGGGCGCACCCCTTTGGAACAGATCAGCTGGGCCGTGATATCATGGCGCAGATGATCGCCGGAGGCCGCGTGTCGATGGCCGTGGGGTGGCTCGCGATGGGACTGGCACTGGTGATCGGGTCGGCCATCGGGGTAATCTCGGGCTACTTCAAACGGCTCGATTTCTGGCTGATGCGGTTCACTGATCTGGTGTTGTCGCTGCCGATCCTGCCTTTGACGCTGCTGGCGGTGACCCTGTTCCGGCAACCGCTGAATGCGCGGTTCGGCCCCGAAGGCGGCATGTTTATCCTGATTGTGGGGATCATCGGGCTGACGTCCTGGATGCAGACGGCGCGGATCGTACGCGGCGACATCCTGGCGCTGAAAGAGCGTGAATTCATCCTCGCGGCGCGGTCCATCGGCACGCGGTCAGGCAAGATCATCCGCAAGCACCTGCTGCCCAATGTGATTTCCCCAATCATGGTATCTGCCACACTTGGGCTTGCCACGGCGATCATCACCGAAAGCGCGCTGAGCTTTCTGGGCGTGGGCTTCCCGTCGGACTATCCGACATGGGGCAAACTGCTGTCGGATGCCGTGTCGCGTATGCAGGAATTCCCCGAACGGGTGATCCTGCCCGGTATCGCAATTTCCCTGACTGTGCTTAGCGTGAACTATCTGGGCGACGGGCTGCGCGATGCGCTGGACCCGCGGTTGCGCGGGCGGTGA
- a CDS encoding ABC transporter permease has protein sequence MLTFTIRRLLLSIPTLLFISLIIFLLLQLAPGDPMAQVPLTVPPEVKQKMREALGLGQPIYVQYYKWLIQFFWVEPQVFIDWATRDSFLLGWLPDTSLSTFIDPDTGAVRPVQRAISWQTRSPIMDIVIQRMPQTLWVVGLSYIVGILIAIPIGIYSAYRHYSLFDQAGTFVTMVGFSIPPFFTGPLLIVVFSVSLGWLPSIYDTTHVVTDWESFKVQFMQMVMPVMVLALQTTAQISRYMRGAMLDNLNQDYVRTARAKGLRETSVVLVHVLRNSMIPVVTVIALGMPAIFGGAIITENVFKVNGIGQLLLTALFANDLPMVMTLTFIFAILIVLFNLIADVLYGLLDPRIRYD, from the coding sequence ATGCTGACCTTCACCATTCGTCGACTACTTTTGTCGATACCAACGCTTTTGTTTATCAGCCTGATTATCTTCTTGCTGCTGCAACTGGCCCCCGGCGATCCGATGGCTCAGGTGCCCCTGACTGTCCCACCAGAAGTGAAACAGAAAATGCGCGAGGCGCTTGGCCTCGGGCAGCCGATTTATGTGCAATACTACAAATGGTTGATCCAGTTTTTCTGGGTAGAGCCTCAGGTCTTCATCGACTGGGCCACCCGTGACAGTTTCCTGTTGGGCTGGCTGCCCGACACCAGCCTGTCGACCTTCATCGACCCCGACACCGGCGCCGTACGCCCTGTGCAACGCGCCATCAGCTGGCAGACCCGCAGCCCGATCATGGATATCGTGATCCAGCGGATGCCGCAGACCCTTTGGGTGGTTGGGCTCAGCTATATCGTGGGGATCCTGATCGCGATCCCCATCGGTATCTATTCTGCCTATCGGCACTATTCACTGTTCGATCAGGCCGGGACATTCGTGACAATGGTTGGCTTTTCGATCCCGCCCTTTTTTACTGGCCCGCTGCTTATCGTTGTATTCTCTGTATCGCTAGGGTGGTTGCCGTCGATCTATGACACCACCCATGTCGTGACGGACTGGGAAAGCTTTAAGGTCCAGTTCATGCAGATGGTCATGCCCGTGATGGTGCTGGCGCTGCAAACCACCGCACAGATCAGCCGCTATATGCGGGGGGCGATGCTGGACAACCTGAATCAGGATTACGTCCGCACCGCCCGTGCCAAGGGCCTGCGTGAGACATCCGTCGTGCTGGTTCACGTCTTGCGCAACTCTATGATCCCGGTGGTCACGGTCATAGCACTTGGGATGCCCGCGATCTTTGGGGGCGCGATCATCACCGAAAACGTGTTCAAGGTAAACGGGATCGGACAGCTGCTGCTGACTGCGCTCTTTGCCAATGACCTTCCCATGGTGATGACGCTGACCTTTATCTTCGCCATCCTCATCGTTCTGTTCAACCTGATTGCCGATGTTCTATACGGCCTGCTTGACCCAAGGATCCGCTATGACTGA